The Apium graveolens cultivar Ventura chromosome 11, ASM990537v1, whole genome shotgun sequence genome has a window encoding:
- the LOC141695466 gene encoding uncharacterized protein LOC141695466, with amino-acid sequence MRERLRQIYRAASQEVAELRQEDVCTDAVYRRAMRLTEAVLESIQQELHRSVKSLEFKGSIDPIKARAWLKEMEKAFALVKVEADQKTEFVVYFLKGEENYWWESKRALEGDGVVTWDRFTELFLEKYFPRYMKNQMEIKFMELKQGKFSVTEYEAKFTELARFVPEQVDTDEKRAKRFQQGLKLWIRSRVAVFELTTICGKKHTGVCNKPNVTCFKCKQKGHYYGESPTGKTEVTYFQCERKGHIAKECRGTTMKTSIPRVLALPPPPQHNEPRARIFNMSIKEVVQNLNVVAGCKAYLAYMLDTEKESPKIENIPVMCEFLEVFPEELSGLPPDREIEFTIDLAPGTEPVSKAPYRMTPVEMKELAEGEHAEHLIITLETLRREQLYAKFSKCKFWLNEVQFLGHIISVEGIQVDPSKIEAVLNWERLKTPTEVRIFLGLAGYYRISVKDFAEIATPLTKLTRKNEKFE; translated from the exons ATGAGAGAGCGGCTTCGACAAATTTACCGAGCAGCTTCACAGGAGGTTGCAGAGTTGAGACAGGAGGATGTATGTACTGATGCAGTATATCGCAGAGCTATGAGATTGACAGAGGCAGTGTTAGAGTCGATTCAGCAGGAGTTACACCGg TCGGTAAAATCTCTAGAATTTAAAGGTTCAATAGATCCTATTAAGGCAAGGGcctggttaaaggagatggagaaaGCATTTGCGTTGGTTAAAGTGGAAGCAGATCAGAAGACTGAGTTTGTTGTGTACTTCTTGAAAGGAGAAGaaaattactggtgggagtccaagaGAGCATTGGAAGGAGATGGTGTAGTAACTTGGGATAGATTTACTGAActttttctggaaaaatattttcctcggTACATGAAGAATCAGATGGAAATTAAGTTCatggaattgaagcaaggaaaaTTTTCGGTCACTGAGTATGAAGCtaaatttactgaattggctaggtttgttcccgAGCAGGTGGATACTGATGAAAAGCGGGCTAAAAGATTCCAACAGGGATTGAAGCTGTGGATCCGTAGCAGAGTAGCAGTGTTTGAGTTGACAAC aatatgtgggaagaaacatacAGGAGTCTGTAATAAGCCAAacgtcacgtgtttcaagtgcaagcagaAGGGACACTACTATGGAGAAAGCCCAACAGGGAAAACAGAGGTCACATATTTCCAGTGTGAAAGAAAGGGGCACATCGCTAAAGAATGTAGAGGAACAACAATGAAAACCAGTATTCCAAGGGttttggcattacctccgccaccacaACATAATGAGCCAAGGGCAAGGATTTTTAACATGTCAATAAAAGAAGTTGTGCAGAATCtcaatgtggttgcag GATGTAAAGCTTATCTAGCCTATATGTTGGACACGGAGAAAGAAAGTCCGAAGATTGAAAACATTCCCGTGATGTGTGAATTTCTCGAGGTCTTTCCAGAAGAACTTTCaggactacctccggatcgagaGATCGAGTTTACTATCGATTTGGCACCAGGAActgaaccagtttcgaaagctccatatagaaTGACACCTGTCGAGATGAAAGAACTG GCTGAAGGAGAGCATGCAGAGCACCTAATAATCACTTTAGAAACTTTAAGAAGGGAACAActttatgcgaaattttcaaaatgcAAATTCTGGCTAAATGAAGTGCAATTTCTAGGTCACATAATCAGTGTTGAGGGAATTCAAGTTGACCCATCAAAGATAGAAGctgttttaaattgggaaagactaAAGACCCCTACAGAAGTTAGAATTTTCTTGGGATTAGCTGGTTACTATAGAATATCTGTCAAAGACTTTGCAGaaatagctacgccattgaccaAGCTAAcaaggaagaatgaaaagtttgaatga
- the LOC141697464 gene encoding pentatricopeptide repeat-containing protein At3g59040: MHQTMAFFKSSFVSAPSPFHISKQNMVGNSVDAGVNIQKRAEIVCLGMLAPRKFMQKRRKIEVFKDASDEADQKNWRKLMTEIEESNSAVSVLRSKRIRNEALPKHLVLGTLVRFKQLKKWKLVGEILEWLQTQHWWAFNEMDSLMLITSYGKQGDFNKAERILGYMSKRGYPSSVISYTALMEAYGKGGQYNKAEAIFRRMQSSGPEPSAVTYQIIFKTFVEGDKFKEAEEIFETLLNKDESPCKPDQKMFHMMIYMHKKAGNYEKARKLFALMAERDIQHTTVTYNSLMSYETNYKEVANIYDQMQRDGLRPDVVSYALLISAYGKARREEEALAVFEEMLDAGVRPTQKAYNILLDAFAISGMVEQARTIFKSMRRDRCTPDLYSYSTMLSAYVNASDMDGAEKFFRRIKHDGFDPSVVTYGNLIKGYAKINDLENMMKKYEEMCVCGIKANQTVFTTIMDAYGKNKDFGSAVVWFKEMGSCGVPPDQKAKNILLSLASTPEEQREAYELVGQGDHLLNDGRSTKFPIINDDFDDDDDDLIEDVDYVDTETLEQTVSSVLTEGDLLVSRGVYEDKNHVLAPST; this comes from the exons atgcACCAAACAATGGCGTTCTTCAAGTCCTCCTTTGTTTCAGCTCCATCCCCTTTTCATATCAG CAAACAGAATATGGTTGGCAATTCAGTTGATGCCGGTGTTAATATACAAAAAAGAGCGGAGATAGTTTGTCTTGGTATGTTGGCCCCTCGTAAATTTATGCAGAAGAGGAGAAAGATAGAAGTTTTCAAGGATGCCAGTGATGAAGCAGATCAGAAGAATTGGAGGAAACTGATGACCGAGATTGAAGAGTCCAACTCTGCAGTTTCAGTACTCCGAAGTAAAAGGATCAGGAATGAGGCTCTTCCAAAACATCTGGTTCTTGGTACCTTGGTTAGATTTAAGCAGCTAAAAAAATGGAAACTTGTTGGTGAG ATTCTTGAATGGCTGCAAACTCAACACTGGTGGGCTTTTAATGAGATGGATTCTCTGATGCTCATTACGTCATATGGAAAGCAGGGGGATTTCAACAAGGCTGAAAGAATTTTAGGTTACATGAGTAAAAGAGGGTATCCCTCTAGTGTGATATCATACACGGCACTTATGGAAGCATATGGGAAAGGAGGTCAATATAACAAGGCAGAAGCGATTTTTCGAAGGATGCAATCATCAGGACCTGAACCTTCCGCTGTAACatatcaaataatttttaaaacatttgtTGAG GGAGACAAGTTCAAAGAAGCTGAAGAGATCTTTGAAACCCTTCTGAACAAGGATGAATCACCCTGTAAACCGGATCAGAAAATGTTCCACATGATGATTTATATGCATAAGAAAGCTGGAAATTATGAAAAAGCTCGTAAGCTGTTCGCGTTGATGGCTGAGCGAGACATTCAGCATACTACAGTTACATATAATAGCTTGATGTCATATGAAACAAATTACAAGGAGGTCGCAAATATATATGACCAG ATGCAAAGAGATGGTCTTCGGCCTGATGTTGTGAGTTATGCATTACTCATTAGTGCTTATGGGAAAGCTAGAAGAGAAGAAGAGGCATTGGCTGTTTTTGAGGAAATGCTTGATGCCGGTGTCAG GCCAACACAAAAGGCTTACAATATTTTACTAGATGCATTTGCAATATCGGGAATGGTAGAGCAAGCACGGACAATCTTTAAGAGCATGCGAAGAGACAG GTGTACGCCAGACCTTTACTCTTATTCGACAATGTTATCAGCTTATGTAAATGCATCTGATATGGATGGTGCTGAGAAATTCTTTAGAAGAATAAAGCATGATGGATTTGATCCAAGTGTTGTTACGTACGGAAATCTGATCAAAGGGTATGCTAAGATTAATGATTTAGAGAATATGATGAAGAAGTATGAAGAAATGTGTGTATGCGGCATCAAAGCTAATCAGACCGTCTTCACTACCATCATGGATGCATATGGTAAGAACAAGGACTTTGGAAGTGCTGTTGTTTGGTTCAAAGAAATGGGATCTTGCGGAGTTCCTCCAGATCAGAAGGCAAAGAACATACTTCTTTCTTTAGCGTCAACACCAGAAGAACAAAGGGAAGCTTACGAGCTGGTAGGGCAAGGTGATCATCTCCTCAACGATGGAAGGAGTACTAAGTTCCCAATTATTAATGATGATTTTGATGACGATGATGATGATTTAATTGAGGATGTTGATTACGTTGACACTGAGACTTTAGAACAGACGGTCTCATCAGTTTTAACAGAAGGTGATTTATTAGTTTCTAGAGGTGTTTACGAAGACAAAAATCATGTCTTAGCTCCAAGTACATGA